CGGCACGGAGCTCAGCCGGGTCGTCCTGCGTCCGCTGCCGCGGTTCCGCCCGCTCATCAGCCCGACGGGCCTACATCTGGCGGTGGCGGACGCCACCCGGATGGTCATCGCCGACCTGCCGTCCGGCGCGATCCGGCACGAGCTGCCCACGGCGGCGCCGACGATCACCGCGGACTTCGACGAGGCCGGCGAGACGCTGACCATGGTCTGCAGGGACGCCTCGGTGACCGTGGTGGACGTGGCGTCGGGCCGGCCGGTCGGCCACGCCGTCCTGGCGGACGCGCACCTCCCCGCGGGCTCCGGTGACCTGGTCCTGCTGGCCGGCTGGCCGGTGGCACTCAGCCCGGACCGGCGGGTCGTGGCCGTGACGGGGACGACCGGCACCGCCACCTTCGCGGCGCGGACCGGCGCGCGGATCGGCAGCACCCCGGGGCCCACCCCGCTGGGGGCACGTACCGCCTACAGCCCGGACGCGCGCCTGCTGGCGACCACCAGGGTCACCACCCACCATCAGGTCATGACGGCGCCATCCGCGCAGGTGGTGCGGGAGCAGCGGCTCGACGCGAGAGCCGCCGCCACCTTCCACCGGTCCGGCCGGGTGGCCATCGGTTATCGGGCCGAAGGCCGGGGCATGCTCCAGATCGACGCGCCGGGCAACGGGCTGCTGCGGCAGGTCGCCGTGGCGCCGGGGACTCCGGTGCGCGGCGTCGACGTGACCCTCGCCGCGATGCCCGATGCTGTCGGCACATCGGGGACGGAGCTCCTGGTCAGCGCCTCGGACAGGATCGCCAGACTGCACACGGCCGCCTCGGGCGAGCTGCTGTTCGAACGCTCGCATCCGGCACCGCTCACCGACATCGCCCTCCTGCGGGGAGGCGCGAGCTTCGTCACGGCCTGCACGGATGGCGGGGTACGGCTCTTCGACACCGTCACCGGCGCGAAGCGCTGGGGGTTGTCACACGCCTCGGCGGTGAACGCGCTCGCTGTCGACCCGGCTGGCGAGGTGGTCTTCAGCGCCGGCAGCGACAAGACCGTACGCGGCATCGAGGCGGCGACCGGTACCGAGCTGTGGCGGGTCACGCTCCCGCGGGGCGTCGCCCGGGTGGCGGTGAGCGCCGACGGCCGCTTCCTGCTGGTGGCCTGCGCCGACCGCACCGCGCGAGCGCTCGAGATCGCGGACGGGGCGGAGCGCTGGCAGGTCCCGCACGACGGCGCGATCAATGCGCTGGCGACCGGCGCGGCGACCGTCGCGACCGCCTGCGAGGACGGGTCGGTGCGGGCACTCGCGTGCGAGACCGGAGCAATCATCCGTACGGTCGGTCATGTGCGGGCCCCGACTTCGGTGGCCTTCTCCCCGGACGGCCAGACCATGATCTCGGGGTCGCTCGACGGGGCCGTACTGGCGAGCTCGGTCCCGGAGCCGGACGCCGCGCCGGAACGGCTGACGACCACGGCCACGCCGGTCACCCAGATCGCGCGAGGCGAGGGGGCGATGGTCGTGGTCACCGAGGACGGCACCGTCAGGATCATCGATGTGCGGCTACGGGCCGAACTCGCCCGCTTCTTCCACGACGCCGCGGTGCACGACGTCGCCGTGGACACCCGGAACGGCCTGCTGGTGACCGGGGCCGCTGACGGGGTCGTCCGCGTCTGGGAATGGCCGGCGACCGACCGGACCGAGGGCATGTCGTGATGCCGGGCAGCGCCGCCCCCTCCGCGCCAGTGATCCTGCGGTGGATGCCCGTCAGGCTCGCACCATGACGGACCGGCGTCGTGGGTGCGTGGCTGCTGGCGGCCGGGCCGTTCGAGGTGGCGCGGTGTCGCTCGGGTGGGTCTCCGATCAGGATCCGCGGGAACGCGGCGGGAAACGTGGCTTCACGCTGGATCGGGTCCCTGGATCACCGCTCGGACGCCGATCGCGGCGAGCCAGGCGATCAGCGCCGGGTCGTCGGCACGCTCGGCGCTGGCGCCCACGTGCCCGTCGGGACGGACCACCAGCAGGCCCTGTCCGGGCGTGCCGCTGAGCCGCCGGACATGCACTGTCCCCCTGTCCGCGGTGACCGCCGGCGCGTCCCGGTCGAGCAGCAGGTGCACACCGGGGACGGCGGTCAGCTCATGCAGCCGCATCGGGGTGCCGTCCACGGTGACCGGCTGCTCCGGCAGCCGGTCACCCGGCATCGGAGCGCCAGGCCGGTGGGGCGCGGCGCGGGACAATGAACCGGCCCGGTAACTCAGGTCGAGCTGTCCCAGCATCCGCACCGCGCCGCTGATCAGGCGGCGCCGGCGCAGCACCGCCGGAATCAGCGGCGCGCCCAGCGGCAACAGCACGCCCCGGACGAAGCCGGACACCGGGTCGGTACCGGACTCGGCTCGGAAGATCAGGTTCGTCAGCCGGCGCGCGCGCAGCGCCGCCGGACGGCGTTCGTCGGTGTACGAGTCGAGCAGGTCGTCCGGCTGGCTGCTGTACGGCTCCAGCGCCAGCTTCCAGCCCAGGTTGATCGCGTCCTGGATGCCGATGTTCATGCCCAGCCCGCCGGCCGGTGAGTGCACGTGGGCCGCGTCGCCGGCCAGGAACAACGGTCCGTTCCGGTACGTCCGCGCGACGCCGTGCCGCAGCCGTAGCCGGGTGGACCAGGCGACGGCCGTGACCCGGACCGGGATCTGGGACCGGTCCAGCAACGCCTGCAACTCGGCCCGGTCCGGTGGCGGCCCGACGCGTGCCTCGGCACCGAGCGGTCCGCTGACCGGCCGGGTGGTCAGCAGTCGCCAGGGCGCCCGCTCACCGAGTGGGAAGAGGAAGGACAGGCCGTACCGGCCGGCGTGGACGTGCACCAGCCCGGGTGGGAGGTCGCCGCTCAGGGTCACGTCGGCGAGCAGGATCTCCTGCCGGTAGCCGGTCTCCCGCCGGGCCAGGCCGGCCAGCCGGCGTACCGTGCTGGCCCGGCCGTCGCAGCCGGCGATCGCCCGGCAGCGCACCTGGCTGTTCTCGCCGGCCGCGCACAGCACCGCCGCCGGTCCGTCGCCGGTGCCGGGGCCACCGTCGACGAGCTCGGTGCCGTGCTCCACCGCGACGCCACGGCCGGCCAGGGCGGCGGCGAGCACCGCCTCGAGGTGGGCTTGCCGCACCAGCGTGAGATGCGGGTACCGGGTGTCGTCGAGGCCCAGATCGGCCAGGTGAGCCGGTACCACAACGGTCCCGGCGTGCAGGCTGGCCCGCGGGGCGGTGTCGGCACCGGCCAGGATGGCGTCCACCACACCGAGCGGCCGGAGCACCTCCAGAGTGCGCGGATGCACGATCAGCGCGCGGGACGGCCGGGACAGCCACGGCCGGCGTTCCACCACGCGCACGCTCGCGCCCAGGGCATGCGCCTGCAACGCCAGGGTCAGCCCCACCGGACCGGCACCGGCGACCAGTACGTCGACCGGCCCGTTCATCACGCCGCGACCGGGCACCACCACGCGGCTCCGGCGCCGGTTGTGGCGGCGACCCAGGCCGGGGTGCGCTCCAGCACGTCCGCCCGGGTGAGACCCGGAATGACCCGGTAGTCGATCGAGGCACGATGGCTGACCAGTGCCAGCACCCACCACAGCGCACGGGCGTACCCGGCGGCCGACTCGGCGCCGTCCCACTCGTACAGCCCGCGATAGACGTCGTGCTCGTCGTGGGCCAGCCACAGCTTCGACACGAAGCCGGGGAAGCCGACGAACAGCGGCGTGTTGAGGATGCTCTCGGCACGGAACAGGGCGTGTCCGCGCCCGTGGACACCCCGCAGCCGGAACTCGACCACGAGCACGCACGGATCCCGCGGCGCGGGCCGGTCCACCACCGTGTCGCGGTAGATCCGGGCCGTCGTGCCGTCGCCGAACGACAGCCGGCGGCCCACCCGGTCACGCGGCAGATGTACCCGCCGCCGGGCCAGCAGTGCGGCGGTCACCCCGGCACAGCGGGCGACGGCCCACCCGGCCGCGGGCAGCGACAATGGGCGATCTCGCATGGCGACCTCCTTCCATTTCATCCTGGTCCGGCCCCGCGCCGTCCCGGCAGGGCCGGACGGCCGCGGCGCCCGGGCAGAATGGGGTCATGGAGGCTCCGCGCTGGCTGGCCGTGGGTGAGGCCGACCTGCCGTCCGGCACCGCCTGGCTGACCGGGGCCGAGCAGGCCCGGGCCGCCGGGCTGCGGTTCCGCAAGCGGCACGACGAGTTCCTGCTGCGCCGCCTGGCCGCCAAGCACGCGGTCGCCGCGATCCTGGGCCGGCCGGCCGATCCGGCGACCCTGGCCACCATCGAGGTCGGCAACGCGCCCAGCGGCGCGCCGCTGGTTCACGTCGACGGTGTGCCGTCCGGGCTCGACGTGTCGATCTCGGACCGGGCCGGCTGGGCGATCTGCCTGGCCGGGCCCGGCGTGGGCTGCGATCTGGAGCTGGTCGAGCCGCGCACCCCCGGGTTCGTCCGGGACTTCCTGACCGAGGCCGAACAGCGGCTGGTCACCGGTCTGCCGCCGGGTGACGCGCGGGACGCGGTGGCCAACCTGATCTGGTCGGCCAAGGAGAGCGCGCTCAAGGTTCTCCGGACCGGCCTGCGCCGCGACACCCGCGAGGTCGAGGTCACGGTGCCGGGTCCGCCGGGTGCCGGGTGGGCGCCGATTTCGGTACGCGAGAGCGGCGGTGCCACCTTCCCCGGCTGGTGTCGCCGCTCCGGCTCGTTCCTGATCACCGTGGTCGGCAGGGAACCGGCTCCACCACCGATCGCCCTGGCCGGCCCGGATCCGCTGGCCGGCGCCTCACCCCGGCACTCCTGGGTCGACCGGCCGCTGCGCTGAGGCCGCGAGGCCGCGCTCCAGCGCGTCGATCAGGTAGGGCCGGAGCCGGCTGGCGGGAATGATCCGGTCCACCGAGCCGACGGCCAGGGCCCGCTGCACGGTGTGTACCCGGTCGAACTCGTCGGCGACCTGACCGAGCTGGGCCGAGCGGACCGCCGCGGTGATCTCGGCGAGCGCGGCCCGCCGCCTGCCGGCCTCGTCGCCGTCCGCGGTGCGCAGCCGCTCGGCCGCTTCCCGCACCCGCGGATCCTGTTCGGTTCGTTGCCGCACGTCGCGGGCGAAGACGGTGGCGGCGGCCGGGGCCCCGCCGATCACCGAGGCGAACGAACCCTCGACGGCGGCGATCTCCATCCGCTCGTTGAGCCGCTGGGAGAACACCACGAACGCGCCGCCGTGGTAGCGGGAGACCACCACGAAGACGATCGGGCCGCGGAAGTTGGTGACCGCCCGGCCGATCTCCGCGCCGTACTCCAGCTGCCAGCGACGCATCGACTCCGGCGAGCCGTCGAAGCCGGACAGGTTGGCCAGCACCACGAGCGGGCGGTTGCCACTGGCCGCGTTGATCGCCCGGGCCAGTTTGCGCGACGACTGCGGGAAGAGGGTTCCGGAGGTCCACGCGGCCGGGCCACCGGCCGGAACGAACCCGCGCCGCGGCACCGGGTGCGACTCGATGCCGAGCAGGCAGACCGGGATGCCACCGAGGTGCGCGTCCCAGACGATGGCGGTCTCCGCGCCACGCCAGTGCGCCCAGCGTTCCAGCGGCTCGGCGTCGGTGTCGGTGACCGCGCGCAGCACCGAGCGCATGTCGAACGGCTTCTTCCGCTCACCGTTGTGCTCGGCGGAGAACACGTCGCCGACGGTGTGCAGATCGGTGCCGGCCACGCCGCGGTGCGGCGCGGTACGCACATCCCGATCGGCCGGGTCCGCGGTCGGCCGCCGCCGCGGTCCGGGCTCGCCCGGTACGACGTACGTGTGCTCGTAGTGTCGCAGCAGGACCTGGCACGCCTCGGCGAGGTCCGCGGCCCAGTACTGGGCCTGCCCGTTCGGTCCCATGATCCGGTCGAAGCCGCCGATGCCGAAGTTGTCCTCGGCCGACACCCCGCCGGAGAAGTCGAGCGCCTGCTTGCCGGTGAGCACCATGGCACTGGCCGGCGTCATGATCAGGATGCCGCGGGTGTGCATGAGCATCGTCGCCTCGGCGTTCCAGTACGGCTGGGCGCCCACGTTGATCCCGGTCACGACGATGTTCACCTCGCCGCCGCCCTGGGTGAACTCGATCAGCCGGCGCAGCACCGCGGCGATCCAGTCCATGTTCTCGGTGCCGCTGTCCATCGCGATCCGGGCGCCGGAGGAGAGCGCGAACCACTCCACCGGCAGCCCGTGCCGCTCGGCGAGGTCCAGCGCGGCGATGATCCGCCGGCATTCCGGTTCGGCCAGGTTGCCCAGTCCCCGGGTGGGGTCGCCGAGCACGATCACCCGTTGCATGCCGGCCGGCACCTTGGCGGTGTCGCTGGCGAGCAGCCCGGTCACGATATTGGCCGTGTTCAGCCCGTAGGGCCGGGACACCGCCGCCAGCCGGCCGTGCTCGTCCAGGTCGTACTCGGTGAACCGGCCGTGCGGGAACCGGGCGACCGCGCCCGTCGGCGGCGTCAGCATCCGGACGATCTCGTACGGGTACGGCGCACCCAGCCGCCGCGCCCGCAGCAACCTCTGCCGGTACGGCGTCAGCGGCCGGATCGGGTCCCGCCCGGGTGGGCGTTCCCGGACCGTCACGTCGTCGCCGAACGCCTCGACGTGCAGCACCGTGTCGCGGCCGTCGGCCAGGCGCACCCGCAGCACCGCCTTGTCCAGGCCGGCGCCGGCGGCCAGCGGCATCAGCGACCGGGCCAGACCGGGCCAGGCTGCCGGGGTCAGGTCCCACGGTGGTTGTACGTAGAGCACCAGCCGGTTGGCGGCCGGTCGCTGCCTCGCCGGCATCCCGGCCAGCGCGGCGCGGATCGCGGAGAGGCTGAGCAGGCCGATCAGTTCCAGTCGCGGGTAGCGGACGGCACCGTCGGCGTCCCGGACCGTGGTCAGGTCCCGCACCTCGGCGAGGGCGAACAGCCGGTGGTCGCCGGGATTGTCGTGGGCGACCGCGTCGAACAGGTAGACGTCCTCGGCCTCCGTGGGCAGCCGGCGCAGCCGGAAGCCGGACAACCGCCACAGCTCCAGGCGAGCGGCGAACATCGGGTGCAGGTCGCGGTAGCGCGGGTCCTCGGTCAGGCCGCCGTCGCCCGGCCGGTAGGTCACGTTGATCCGCTGCCCGGCCACGGTGGTGACGGCGACGTTCAGCCGGCGCAGCGACGGGCCGAAGTCGACGTCGGCCAGCGACTTGTCCAGGTCGGCGACCACCTCGTCGGCGCCGCTGTCCGGCACGTCCCGCCAGGTGACCACGTCGATCACCACCGGGCCGGCGGCCGGCTGACCGGTGACCGCCCGGGCCAGCTCGGGAAGTTCACCGACCGGCAGGAACGCGGTGATCAACCGGAAGCCCTCGGCGGGGCAGTCCGCCACGCACAGCTGGTGGCCGTCCGCTTCGGCAAAGCCCAGCCCGGTGAGCCGGACGACCCGGTAGTAGCGGCGGGCACAGACTTCCAGCAGGACCCGGCGCAGCCGCGGGTCGGCGGTGTCCCGCCAGGCGCGGACCAGCGTGCCGTGCAGCGGTTGCGGGCAGGCGACCAGCCCGGCCACCCGCTCGGCCCGGTCGGCCCGGCAGGGGTCGGCGCGCAGCGCGTCGAGGTGCCGGCGGGCGCGGGTGTACTCCTCGGCCACCGCGCCGGCGAGCAGCGGCTCGTCGACGAACCGGAACCGGACGTCCCGGGCCAGGTCGGCGACCACGGCCGGGTGTCCCCGGGTGGCGGCGGCCAGCCGGTCGAGCCGGGCCCGGGTGTCGTCGTCGACCAGGTGCAGCAGCGCGCCGCGGTGCCGCAGGCGCCGGTCCAGGATGGCCAGCACGGCCGGGACGATCTCGTCGATCCGGTGCAGCGACCGGGTCAGCCACACCACCGCCTCCACCAGGGCCGGGGTGCGGTCCAGGCCGGTCACGCCGTAGCGGCTCAGGGCCCGGGCCAGGCGCTCGCGATACTCGTACGGCAGGCCGGCCCGGTCCGGGTCGAGCCACTGCAGGTAGGCGAGCAGGTGCTCGCGGCCGCTGCCGCCGGCCGCCGGATCGTCGGTGTCGGCCGCCTCCCGAGGCCGGTACAACGCGCCGACGTCGGCGAACAGGTCGAGCAGCCCGTCCTCGCAGTGCAGCAGGCCCGGATCGGCCGGCGGCGACACCTCGCCGAGCCGGCGCTGCCGGGTCAGCATCTCGCGCAGCGTGGCCGGATCCAGGTCGTAACCGAGTAGGTAGCCGCGCAGGGCTTGGTAGACCCGGTCGCACGACGGCGTGCCCGGGGGCGGGACCGCGGTGAGCCCGGTCAGCCGCACGCTCGCGGCATCGCCGCTGGTCGTGGTCTCCGAGGCGATTATCCGTACGATCGCGGCGCCCGCCTCCACTTGCGCGTTCTCGGCCACGTCGACGGAGACGACGGTGCCGCCGAACGGGGCCGTCAGGGTGGACTCCATCTTCATGCTCTCCAGCACGGCCACCGGCTGCCCGGGCACCACGGTGTCACCGGGCGCCACCCGCAGCGCCACCACGAACGCCGGGCCGGCGCACCGCACCACCCCACCGTCGTCGCGGGACACGGTGTGCCCGATCCCGTCCACGTCGACGCGGATCGCCGCGCCCTCCACGGTGGCCAGGAAGCGGTGGGTGCGGCCGGCGACGGTCACCCGGCTCTCGTCCCGGCCCCGGCGCACCAGGCCGACGTCGGCGGCGCCCCCGGCGCCCACCACCCGGTAGGTGGCCGGGCCGGTGCGGTAGACGTGCAGGTCGTACCGGTGCCCGCGATAGGTGAGCCGGCAGCGGTGCCCGGTTGCGGGCGGCGCCTCGGCTCCGCCCCGAGCGGCCCGGGCGTGGAAGGCCGCCTGCTGGTCGGCCTCGTCGGCGTCGTACGAGGTGACCGCCGCGACCAGCAGCGCGACCGGGTCCGCGGCCGGTAGGTGCCCGCCCGCGCCGGTCAGCCGGTCCAGCCAGTGGTTGTCGTAGTCGCCGGCACGCACCTGCGGCCGGTGGAGCAGGTCGAGCAGGAAGGACCGGTTGGTGGTGCCGCCCTCGATCACCGCGGTGGTCTGGGCCAGTGCCCGCCGCAGCCGGGCCAGCGCCTCGGCGCGGTCGGCACCCCAGGCGATGATCTTCGCGATCATCGAGTCGAACTCGGCCGGGATTTGATCGCCCTCGCGGACCCCGCTGTCCACCCGGATGCCGCTGCCGGCCGGCAGGGTGAGCCGGACCAGCCGCCCGGGTGCCGGGGCGAAGTCGTTCTCCGGGTCCTCCGCGCACAGCCGGGCCTCCACGGCGTGCCCGCGCACCGGCGGCGGCGCTCCGGTCAGCCGGCCGCCGGCCGCCACGTGCAGCTGCAGTTTCACCAGGTCCAGGCCGGTGGTCACCTCGGTGACCGGGTGCTCCACCTGCAGCCGGGTGTTGACCTCCATGAACAGGTGGTGCCCGGTGTCCGGGTCGACCAGGAACTCCACGGTGCCGGCACCCCGATATCCGGCGGCGGCGACCACCCGCACGGCGGCGTCGCGGATCTCGCGCTCGACGGCCGGGTCCAGGACGGTCGAGCCGGACTCCTCGATCACCTTCTGGTGGCGGCGTTGCAGGGTGCAGTCGCGGACGCCGACCGCCCAGGTGGTGCCGTAGGAGTCGGCGATCACCTGGACCTCGACGTGCCGGGCGGCGGGCACCAGCCGTTCCAGGAACACCGTCGGGTCGCCGAAGGCCAGCGCGGCCTCGTCGCGGGCCGCGGTCAGCGCCACCTCGAGATCGGCCTCGGCCCGGATCAGCCGGATGCCGCGGCCGCCGCCACCGGCGGCCGCCTTGAGCACCAGTGAGTAGCCGAGCCGGGCCGCGTGGGTACGTGCCTGGTCCAGGTTCTCCACCGGGTCCTCGCTCCACGGCACCACCGGCACCCCGGCGCCCTGCGCCAGCCGTTTGGCGGCGACCTTGTCACCGAGCAGCCGGATGGTGGCGGCGGCCGGGCCGACGAAGGTGATGCCGGCCTGCTCGCAGCGTTCGGCGAAGCTGGCGCGTTCGGCGAGGAACCCCCAGCCCACCCAGACCGCGTCCGCGCCGGCCGCCCGCACGGCGGCCAGCACCTCGGCCTCGTTCAGATAGGCCGACTGCCGGTGCCCGGAGCCGGGATCGAGGTAGGTGGCCGGGCCGAGCGCGACGGCCTCGTCCGCCTCCCGGACGAACCACGCGTGCTCGTCCGGGTCGGTGTAGAGGGCGATGGTGGTGATCGGCGGCCGGTCACCGGCCTGGTTGATCTCGTGTACGGCGGTCAGTGCCCGGATGGCTGCCTCGCCACGATTGACGATCGCCAGCCGGCGGATGGTTGCGGGCATGGCACCAGGTCTCCTCAGCCTCGGCGCAGGATCGATCGGATCGGGGCGATCACCTGCTCGGGCGGGGTGTCCGGCAGCGGTACCGACCGGTAGCCGCGTACCGCCAGGACGACCGTGTCGCCGTCGACCACCCGGGCGTCGAACCCACCGGTCCCGTCCGGTGCGACGACGGCCAGCAGTCCGGCCCGTTCGGCCGGCGCGGCGCCGAGCCGCAGCGTGTCGAGGTGCCGCGGCAGGGCCAGCCGGCCCTCATGGCCGGCTTCGACCAGCCCGGCCGTCTGGAAGCAGAGCTCCAGCAGCCGGGCGGCGGTCAGCGTCGGCTCGCCGGTCGCCGCCGGCAGGTCGGCGGCGTACCGGGCGGCCGCGCCGTCGCCGACCGGCCAGGCCGCCTCGACCACCTGGTAGGCGGGGCCGTGGAAGTAGAGCCGATAGACGTCGGCCGGGGTGAGTGTCGCGGCGTCACCGGGTTCCGGTACCGCGGCCGGCGCCTGCTCCGCGTCCGGCGGCTCGGCGGCCAGCCGGATCGTGCCGGTGAAGTGGACGGTGCGCTGTGGCCGGTCGGCGCCGGGCAAGGTGCGTTCGGTGGTCAGCCGGCACTCGGCGGCCAGCCCGGCGCCGTCCGGGCGCACCAGCGCGGTGACGGTCAGCGTGCGCGGCTCGTCCCGGTGGAACTTGACCGGGGCCAGGAAGTCCACGTCGGCCGCGCCGGTGACGTGCGCGCCGGGCACCAGCAGCCGGGCGGCCTCGGCGAACGCCTCGATGCCCATCACGCCGGGCAGCACCGGCACGCCGTCGATCCGGTGGTGGTCCAGGAACGGCACCTGGACCGGGTCCAGGGTGCTTTCCACGACCAGGCCGTCGTGGAGGCCGAACCGGGCCACCCGGCCGGCGAACGCACCACCGGACGGCCAGGCGGCCGGGTCGACGCCGCCGCTGTCGT
This window of the Actinoplanes oblitus genome carries:
- a CDS encoding WD40 repeat domain-containing protein: MPGEAPSLTFPLPFVPSLLLWSDDGSRLVACGSFWSFVDFGTPGLAVVDSATGAVTWQLTGLNCTAAQVAGSRLAVCQFVSSPGGGVLGEGRVAAFDLMTGQQLWLHDQLFGAGIAADPGGRWLAVTAADHYAILALEDGTELSRVVLRPLPRFRPLISPTGLHLAVADATRMVIADLPSGAIRHELPTAAPTITADFDEAGETLTMVCRDASVTVVDVASGRPVGHAVLADAHLPAGSGDLVLLAGWPVALSPDRRVVAVTGTTGTATFAARTGARIGSTPGPTPLGARTAYSPDARLLATTRVTTHHQVMTAPSAQVVREQRLDARAAATFHRSGRVAIGYRAEGRGMLQIDAPGNGLLRQVAVAPGTPVRGVDVTLAAMPDAVGTSGTELLVSASDRIARLHTAASGELLFERSHPAPLTDIALLRGGASFVTACTDGGVRLFDTVTGAKRWGLSHASAVNALAVDPAGEVVFSAGSDKTVRGIEAATGTELWRVTLPRGVARVAVSADGRFLLVACADRTARALEIADGAERWQVPHDGAINALATGAATVATACEDGSVRALACETGAIIRTVGHVRAPTSVAFSPDGQTMISGSLDGAVLASSVPEPDAAPERLTTTATPVTQIARGEGAMVVVTEDGTVRIIDVRLRAELARFFHDAAVHDVAVDTRNGLLVTGAADGVVRVWEWPATDRTEGMS
- a CDS encoding ATP-binding protein, producing MPATIRRLAIVNRGEAAIRALTAVHEINQAGDRPPITTIALYTDPDEHAWFVREADEAVALGPATYLDPGSGHRQSAYLNEAEVLAAVRAAGADAVWVGWGFLAERASFAERCEQAGITFVGPAAATIRLLGDKVAAKRLAQGAGVPVVPWSEDPVENLDQARTHAARLGYSLVLKAAAGGGGRGIRLIRAEADLEVALTAARDEAALAFGDPTVFLERLVPAARHVEVQVIADSYGTTWAVGVRDCTLQRRHQKVIEESGSTVLDPAVEREIRDAAVRVVAAAGYRGAGTVEFLVDPDTGHHLFMEVNTRLQVEHPVTEVTTGLDLVKLQLHVAAGGRLTGAPPPVRGHAVEARLCAEDPENDFAPAPGRLVRLTLPAGSGIRVDSGVREGDQIPAEFDSMIAKIIAWGADRAEALARLRRALAQTTAVIEGGTTNRSFLLDLLHRPQVRAGDYDNHWLDRLTGAGGHLPAADPVALLVAAVTSYDADEADQQAAFHARAARGGAEAPPATGHRCRLTYRGHRYDLHVYRTGPATYRVVGAGGAADVGLVRRGRDESRVTVAGRTHRFLATVEGAAIRVDVDGIGHTVSRDDGGVVRCAGPAFVVALRVAPGDTVVPGQPVAVLESMKMESTLTAPFGGTVVSVDVAENAQVEAGAAIVRIIASETTTSGDAASVRLTGLTAVPPPGTPSCDRVYQALRGYLLGYDLDPATLREMLTRQRRLGEVSPPADPGLLHCEDGLLDLFADVGALYRPREAADTDDPAAGGSGREHLLAYLQWLDPDRAGLPYEYRERLARALSRYGVTGLDRTPALVEAVVWLTRSLHRIDEIVPAVLAILDRRLRHRGALLHLVDDDTRARLDRLAAATRGHPAVVADLARDVRFRFVDEPLLAGAVAEEYTRARRHLDALRADPCRADRAERVAGLVACPQPLHGTLVRAWRDTADPRLRRVLLEVCARRYYRVVRLTGLGFAEADGHQLCVADCPAEGFRLITAFLPVGELPELARAVTGQPAAGPVVIDVVTWRDVPDSGADEVVADLDKSLADVDFGPSLRRLNVAVTTVAGQRINVTYRPGDGGLTEDPRYRDLHPMFAARLELWRLSGFRLRRLPTEAEDVYLFDAVAHDNPGDHRLFALAEVRDLTTVRDADGAVRYPRLELIGLLSLSAIRAALAGMPARQRPAANRLVLYVQPPWDLTPAAWPGLARSLMPLAAGAGLDKAVLRVRLADGRDTVLHVEAFGDDVTVRERPPGRDPIRPLTPYRQRLLRARRLGAPYPYEIVRMLTPPTGAVARFPHGRFTEYDLDEHGRLAAVSRPYGLNTANIVTGLLASDTAKVPAGMQRVIVLGDPTRGLGNLAEPECRRIIAALDLAERHGLPVEWFALSSGARIAMDSGTENMDWIAAVLRRLIEFTQGGGEVNIVVTGINVGAQPYWNAEATMLMHTRGILIMTPASAMVLTGKQALDFSGGVSAEDNFGIGGFDRIMGPNGQAQYWAADLAEACQVLLRHYEHTYVVPGEPGPRRRPTADPADRDVRTAPHRGVAGTDLHTVGDVFSAEHNGERKKPFDMRSVLRAVTDTDAEPLERWAHWRGAETAIVWDAHLGGIPVCLLGIESHPVPRRGFVPAGGPAAWTSGTLFPQSSRKLARAINAASGNRPLVVLANLSGFDGSPESMRRWQLEYGAEIGRAVTNFRGPIVFVVVSRYHGGAFVVFSQRLNERMEIAAVEGSFASVIGGAPAAATVFARDVRQRTEQDPRVREAAERLRTADGDEAGRRRAALAEITAAVRSAQLGQVADEFDRVHTVQRALAVGSVDRIIPASRLRPYLIDALERGLAASAQRPVDPGVPG
- a CDS encoding 4'-phosphopantetheinyl transferase family protein, with protein sequence MEAPRWLAVGEADLPSGTAWLTGAEQARAAGLRFRKRHDEFLLRRLAAKHAVAAILGRPADPATLATIEVGNAPSGAPLVHVDGVPSGLDVSISDRAGWAICLAGPGVGCDLELVEPRTPGFVRDFLTEAEQRLVTGLPPGDARDAVANLIWSAKESALKVLRTGLRRDTREVEVTVPGPPGAGWAPISVRESGGATFPGWCRRSGSFLITVVGREPAPPPIALAGPDPLAGASPRHSWVDRPLR
- a CDS encoding FAD-dependent monooxygenase; this translates as MVPGRGVMNGPVDVLVAGAGPVGLTLALQAHALGASVRVVERRPWLSRPSRALIVHPRTLEVLRPLGVVDAILAGADTAPRASLHAGTVVVPAHLADLGLDDTRYPHLTLVRQAHLEAVLAAALAGRGVAVEHGTELVDGGPGTGDGPAAVLCAAGENSQVRCRAIAGCDGRASTVRRLAGLARRETGYRQEILLADVTLSGDLPPGLVHVHAGRYGLSFLFPLGERAPWRLLTTRPVSGPLGAEARVGPPPDRAELQALLDRSQIPVRVTAVAWSTRLRLRHGVARTYRNGPLFLAGDAAHVHSPAGGLGMNIGIQDAINLGWKLALEPYSSQPDDLLDSYTDERRPAALRARRLTNLIFRAESGTDPVSGFVRGVLLPLGAPLIPAVLRRRRLISGAVRMLGQLDLSYRAGSLSRAAPHRPGAPMPGDRLPEQPVTVDGTPMRLHELTAVPGVHLLLDRDAPAVTADRGTVHVRRLSGTPGQGLLVVRPDGHVGASAERADDPALIAWLAAIGVRAVIQGPDPA